The genomic interval tttttccctctctctccatattttatatacaacccTGAtcccgaaaaagttgggacagtatggaaaatgctcataaaaacaaaaaggagtgaTCGGTAAACGTACTTTGACTTTgaaaacgtataaagacgaggtatttgaAAGACAAGGTATTAATCAACTGCatcggttttgttttttttttttttgaaggtaaacatttattttgaaactgacgcacgcaacacgttccaaaaaagttgggacaggggcaatttaagaCTAATATCGATGTGatgagttgaaataagaaggtgatgtgaaacaggtgaggcgaaCGTCTAATCGTAGTATATGAGTCgtctccaaaaaaggcctagtccttcaagagcgaggacgggtcgaggctcgccgatctgccGACAGACGCGTCAGCGAacaatccaacactttgagaacagcATTCCCCagagacaaatcggtaggattttggggcatttcacctcTTACAGTGCacgatataattaaaagattcgagGAATCCaagggaaaattccgcttgctaaacttaaccacttcactcagcgtccaaacgcttcATAAGTGTTATAAAAAGAGAAGGTGATGTTACACGGCGGTAAACAGTCggctgtcccaacttttttggagtttgccgcagtcatcagatttgaaatgtgtatatattttcaaaaatgaattccattttaaaaagtaaaacatcaaataatgtcttaataatgtgctttcaatacagtacagggtgaagtgaattttcaaatgagtctttttgtttgttttttttttttttttttttgcattttccatactgtcccaactttttcagaatcgGTGTTGTAATACATGATGTGTGATTCGTATGGAAGCCCTAAGAGCCCGTGcgttattatttttccttttcaaattTTTTCACGCTCACAACATCATTTCCTCGCGATCTCGACACGACAAAGTAATTGTTTCCTCGTGATATCGAtttaacaaaagttgttttctcgtgatctggGCTTCAACTTTCGATGTACTCAACATAACATTAAGGATTTTTTAATTGCTCTGGAGGCAGCAAAATCTCAGTGCATCGTGGGTGAACCGATTCGTTTTTACTTTCATCAGGGACTCGCTCACGCTGAAATAGCTCTATGTCCGTCAGTGAGTGACGCCTTCCACGTTAGTATCCGACACTTGAGAAGGAGGCTGTCGAGTCTACAACTCGATCGTCGGAGACACTCTAGCGACCCTGCGTCTCCTCTgagacacccctctctctctctctcaagtccATTTCTACAGCGGGTAATTATTAAATTTATGATTGCGATGGTGATGGTGCCAGCGTGCACGGAACACACCAGTCATTCACAAGGCGCGAGATGTTCTCGTGATAAAATTATgtcgtgagaaaacagcttttccTTATGTCTAGTTCACGAGAAAATTAAGCCGACCTCATAGGAAAAAACGACTTTTCCTTATGTCGACATCGTGAGAAAAATAAGTCATGATCACGAGAAGacaagaaagacaaacaaacaaaaaaaaaaaaacaataacgcaTGGCCTCTCAGGGCTTCCGTAGATTCATCAGAACAATGAAGGACAGTTTTCAcagctgggaaaaaaaataataaaaaatccattTCAATCCCCAGACGTCGTCTGTGGACGACTCACTGAGACATTACATCCTAATGATTGAACTTTTAATTAGGATTCTATGTAATTATTATCAATTACCAAGATGTAATAAGTATTAATGAAATATCTAATCACACCAGAACTCCGGCAATCACTAAAACGactgagagatagagacagaaatCTCTAGAAGAGATAGAAACAATCCAAAGTGGAAAAAATGGGTAAACGAGGACTAGCGCGAATAAAGTAATGCAATGATACTTTATTCTGCAGAGCTGCTAAGGTGGCATGGAggttattattcttttttttataaaaacgtGGTCCCAACGTAATTAATTGAGGCCACGAGATAATATATAGAGGCTGTTCATGTAATATTTCAAGGCcatgaattattatattttggCCACAAGATATCAAAGTCATGGCCATGAATTTTTTAACTTGACTTAATGTTGTGGGAATGACATTTTAACACGTATCCTCCGGATAATTTTAGTCGTCAGGAACGCGTGAAAGCACGTATTAGCTTAGAGAATCTGCTTGATGTAACACGGGCCGATGGGATATCCGCTTGCAATGACAGTGGCTCCGTTGTGCGTTTAAGCATTACAACTCGCTTCTGCACGAAATGACGCGAACGCACAAGCGAACTTAAATAAGGCGCTAGGTCGAACGGCGAGTCACTTCGTGAACGCGCCCCTTCCGTAACGACGCATTAACACGCACGGCGAATGACTAAAGCGTAAGGAACTCACAACATCGCATTACAATGCctgaatattcttaagaattaaaataattatttctcTTTGAAAGGctgtaattatcattaaaaattaaaaaacgaCAGTGATATCGTTTATCGCAATTACTTCTGAGACAATATAACATCCGATAAAAGTAGTTGTCGTGACAGGCgtgtgctgctttctttacaaATACTAATACAAACTTTTCCAGTAACATTCGATTTTGTCCTGGAAAACTAAcatttggaaatctaaaatgtttctgtactgaTTTGATAATGtcgaagtcataaaataaaaatctacaacaaaagtctgtaaaaaaaaaattaaacaaataaaataaaataataaatagggTGCCGAAGACTTTAGTACAGAACTGTATATCCGTAAGCATTTTGTCTGTACATGACAAAAGAATTCAACAAATCTgtgttatatatacatataagtTTTCTTGAACATTTGATGTCGAACGGTTGTCTGATTTAAACTAGCTGCTTTACACTCTGCCAGAAGAGTTGCTTTGGAAACGTCAATCAGCCAGCTGTAACGGTGAGGAGGTTATAAAGGTTACACATGATACAGGAGTTACTGAGACAAGCCTGCGTTTAACAGGCCAAAATGAAGTTACTCACGAGATCCTGCAGAACAGCGGAGAAGTTCGcccagagaacacagagaggagagaaagagaaaaaggtcACAACTCTGATAACGCTGATGACGTGCGTTTCTGTAATAAATGTGTGCTGTGTGGAGGTGTTTTTGTTTGCGCTTTGCTCACTGTGTACTCGTCAACTCGCTGAATCACTGagacagtgtgagtgtgtgaatgtcaggggaaaaaaaatttaaaaaaaagaagaaattgtgTGCGTGTCGTCTGGCTGGAGAACCTGTAGGACCATCTGTCCCCGGGGTCACTGCAAATTGCAacttaatagtgtgtgtgtgatgtcagtgggttgctCACGCCTGCATGGTCGTGGTAGCAGTCTGGAAGCTGAACATGTTCTCTTTGGGGTACCACTGGCTGTCTTCTGTTGGAGAGAAAGTAAAGTTAGCTGTGATAGTGGGTTTCCTAAACACTTTATACGTcttacagggtgtcccaaaagtctccatacatagggtaCAATGAACACTTTtgagcaaaatgtcttccaaaatttttaaCAGGAAACGCGGCGAGCACATCAGACTCGACACTGTCggcaaacttattaacaaattcaaaaagactggaagtgttgcggaccgaccgatGAAGCGGGCGTCCACGAAGATCCGCCGGGGAAGATCTGcgcaaccgacgtggtgctggcgtACATAGTCCCccgtgtatggagacttttgggacaccctgtatttaatTTCTGGCTGATGTATACTTCTGCAAAGATGCATATTTTTTCTCTTCATAGAAATGTGTAGACAAGGCTTATGGGTAATCATATAATTTATGGAAGCTTAAAGAGGAGGCAAGTTTGTATTATGACTGCATGAAGACGAGTTGGAGGTGATGTATTTTTGTGGATCCCAattagtctaaaaaaaaaaacaaaacgtacaAACGTGTATGTTgcgtaaatgtttttttttttccgtttcgAAATGAGAAACCGGAAAACAAGGGAACAGCTtcctattttttaaatacattaatttTCCTTggcacacacactaatataggAAATGAATTCCATTTCAATTCTAAATTTGAAACAGATTTGAATTTCGATTCAGTTTTTACAAATCAATTTTTGCCTTCTGCGATAAATCTGAGGAAATCTGCAATCCTCTGAGGAGCTTgctatttttcaaaaatgaccgcagattttGTCCgcgacgtcatcacgacgcagATCCGGTCCGAGCGCTCTCTcagattcacgtgcgtcgaatatgagtacggctaaaagatctcatttgaCAACAAGCAACACCGCGAAAGGACGTGCCAAAcgatttcgtgcaattgcagttGCGCCAATTTAAGAAGTTTTCTGcgaacaaagcaaaaaaaaaaaaaaaaaaaaaaaaaaaaaaccctccacaaATTGCGTCGCAAattttggaaagaaagaaagaagaaggaaaaaaaaagccgcagcaaatcCGAGCGTTTTCGGCCGCGACGATCACAAAAATCCTGCGTGGACTGGGAACAATACTGACAGTTATCAGTCCAGGAGGGTAAACGCTATCACGTGCTATCCACCGTCTTCCACATGCAGGAGCTCACAGACGCcaacgattggctagtgtctctgtgattgacaggagagagagcatgccatccctcccaccttGAGACCACGGCCAGGTTCGCTTTCTTGGACTTCTGGCCAATGATGGCTCttgtcaggattcaaacccatgaactataactataactataaacagatcacTGCTAATGGTAGATAATCCATTAAAGCTTATGATCAGATTGTTACATTGTTCCATCGTCGTGATTTTCTCTTGTGGCTTATGCGTTCTGAACAGTGCTGTATAATATTATGCGCTCATTAATATTTGGATGCTTTTGTACACTACTATCTTTGACCTAATGAAGATTCTAGTCAATTTTTAAAGGAAGTTGGCGCTAGGATACATCCTCAGAAGCATAATTCAGCCCTTCATGTGTTGCtcagcacacaaaaaaacacacacacacacaagtccaCTGTACAGAGGGCGAGAGAGGctcacagacacagagagagagacacaaagaaaaTACAGACCACGGAACATCCAACAAGCGCCCCTTCTGAtctcctgtctttctctctctctctccgttttcTTTTCCCGCCTCACCTCTGTCTATAAAAGTCACCCGGTCCACACTGCTCATGCGCTCTAGTGGGCGGCGCTGCTTGCCTGGGTCTCGACCGCTGCTCTCCAGCTCTAGCGAGCCGTGGCTGCGTGACGGCTCTCCGGCGCACAAGTCGCACGCCAGGCCGCACTCTTTGCCCTCGCCCCATCCGCGGATGTTGTGGGCGCTGACGGAACTCTGCAGGGGCTGCGagaggtggtggtgatggtggtgatggtggtggtgttggtgctGCGATGAACCTGCTCCTGCACTTCCTGACGCTCCGCCTGCAGGCTGCTGCAAATTCGGCCCAGTGGCGTTATGCTGCTGGTTGacatgatggtggtggtgatgctgGATGggtgaggaggaggtggaggtggaggcgTGGGCGAGGGTTTGGGAGGCAGACGGGGCGTCCCGTCCCTCCCTCAGCACGTCCAGCTCCAAGCTCTCCTTGCTGGTACGGCTGCCGGCCAGCATGGCGCTCTCACCGCTGATGGTGTAGACGCGTGATGGCTGCAGCGAGCACTCCACGCACTTCTGCTGCTCCTCCTCGACCGAGAAGCTGCGCTCTAGCGACAGGCGGCTCTCAGAGGAGGTCGAGGGGTCGGCTGAAGTCTGCAGCAGGCACAGCGTTGGGTCGATCAGATTGGGCTCGGCGCTGCTGTTCGAGTCCTGAAGAGAGAAGCTGTGCTGGTGGTTGTGGTTCTGGGCACAAACACTATCCGGCGAGTCGGAGTCGTGGCCAATGAGGGTGTCAGACAATAAGTGATCTTAATTGACAGAAAGAGATACAgaatgacagagacagagagaaccagaaaaaaaggacaaatgagGCCATGTCCAGTAGTATATGTGTATGAGGCTTGAgatagaggtgtgcatcaggacagGGGTACCACCGCAACCAACAAAAGAATTCGAGGAAGCAAATCGAGTACTTGTGTATTGCTGTGTGACGCGTttaccattcattcatcttcggtaactgctttatcctggccagggtcACTGTAGTTGAACTAACTTTTGGAAAACAGAACCAGCtaagtttgttagaaaatacacaaaaatagtaACTGCAGGAGCGGACGGGATTTGTTCAAATTCCTTCGGGATCAGGTAAGAGTGTGATTTAAAAAAGTCCCACGCACACCTCTAGCTTGAGGTGCACACAGAAAGGCTTATCAagaaaggagagggagaggagagttCTAATGAGCGGCTGACCTGATCCGTTTCGGCTCTCAGGGTGAGCGTGAAGGTACTCTCCAAATGCTCGGGCTGCTCTGCAAAGAGACATGTAATatccatcatacacacacacacacacacacaccagacatcGCATCGACACAAGCGCAGCAAGATAAAAGAGAGCCTGCAAGTCACGATCGTTGATTTTCTAATCGATTACTCGGGCTGGCTCGATATCTAATCTGACTAAGAAAAATTCAGGTCCGAATGTGAGCTCGCTAACAGTCAACGGAGTCATGGATTTAGCCTCTTTCTTGTTATATTTCGTCCAGGACCTATACACAGGGAGGAAGAGAATAGTAAATACACATGAACACTGTCTGGGTTTCTTTAAGGGATAAAAACAGCATTTACCTACATCGTACAGTCACTGCTGTGGGATTTAAGAACACACAGAAGCTATTTGCACTTGGGTGGAAATAAAAAGGGGTGAATGAAGCTATCTGCGCCTGGGAGAAAATAGAAATGCGCACCCATTTTAGTCACTGCCAATTCCCACTCTCTTACACATGTGAGTGGGGTTCACTTGCTAGCAAAATTTGTCTACTAGTTtacactatactgtatactaGCCTAATGCTAGcatacactgtactgtatactaGCCTAATGCTAGCATACACTACACCGTATACTAGCCTAATGCTAGcatacactgtactgtatactaGCCTAATGCTAGCATACACTACACCGTATACTAGCCCAATGCTAGcatacactgtactgtatactaGCCTAATGCTAGCATACACTACACCGTATACTAGCCCAATGCTAGcatacactgtactgtatactaGCCTAATGCTAGCATACACTACACCGTATACTAGCCTAATGCTAGCatacactatactgtatactaGCCTAATGCTAGCATACACTACACCGTATACTAGCCCAATGCTAGCatacactatactgtatactaGCCTAATGCTAGCATACACTACACCGTATACTAGCCCAATGCTAGcatacactgtactgtatactaGCCTAATGCTAGCATACACTACACCGTATACTAGCCTAATGCTAGCATACACTACACCGTATACTAGCCTAATGCTAGCATACACTACACTGTATACTAGCCTAATGCTAGCATACACTACACCGTATACTAGCCTAATGCTAGCATACACTACACCGTATACTAGCCTAATGCTAGCATACACTACACCGTATACTAGCCTAATGCTAGCATACACTACACTGTATACTAGCCTAATGCTAGCATACACTACACTGTATACTAGCCTAATGCTAGCATACACTACACTGTATACTAGCCTAATGCTAGcatacactgtactgtatactaGCCTAATGCTAGCATACACTACACTGTATACTAGCCTAATGCTAGCATACACTACACTGTATACTAGCCTAATGCTAGCTATTTTGCTATTGACCAGTAGACTACTGATTTCAGTTACACAATATGAGTTAGCCTAATATGTTAGCTCGCTTTACAAACCTGGACAATATTAATAACATAACAGTCAACTTAAATGTTAGAAAACTTGCTGGTGCTTTGTTTTAATTGCATCATGTAATTATTAGTCTAATATTCGCTAGCGTTTAATGAACTTGCCGAGATACTAAAGCCAAATAGCGCTGTGAAAGCTATTTAATGTAGTAGTTGTGTCGGGGTCATTCCTATGGTCCCCGGTTAAATattctgttaacacacattaagtaaaTTTTCCAAAGGTTTTCTGTAGTCAGGACGCATTTTCCCAGGGGCCTTATTAACGTTATTACCTTTTAACTTGAACCACCAAAGACAcgtttaaataacaacatacatTAGGTTAGTCCATCCATCATCCACACTTGAAAAGTATGAAAGTTATGTACTTGTGAAAACATAGGCtgaactgtaaaaaataaaaaatgaattgtAGCAAAGCCCAACAATCCAGTAAATGAACACAGTCCATATAGAAACGATATGCGGTCTAAATTTTAAAACCATACGACAGGTCGTTGTTAATAGACACACAGTACGTGTATAATAAATCTGTGAAGGATTTTCTGTCCAAAATAGAGGCCTAATGATAATTATTAGTGTTATTGTTATGTCCTAGAGATTAATGTTAATGTCCTACTGATAAACCTTTAACCGCATTCAAGTATTAACAATGTACGCAGCGGAGCTCACATTAACTAATAACTACTCTATGATTATTCGATAAAAAggacatttgcctcgcacctccagggttgtaaTCAACGACGGGTTGATGTGATGTGATACAACCCAAATACCAGGAAAACGACTTAAAATGACACTAGagactctttaaaaaaacaacaaaatgcaataTAAATGTCTCAGATAGGAACAATCAGACAACTACGACACCGTCTAtgatcgcaagaccctgcagtgGATAGTGATGACAGCGGAGAAAATCATCGGGGGTCCCTCTTCCCTCCgttacagacatttacaccgCATCCGCAAAATCAACAGCATTGTGGATTGcatcacacacaaactcttcaccctcctgccgtctggcaaaaggtaccgaagcattctGGCCCTTACGGACAGACCGTGAAACGGTTTCTTCCCCGAAGCCATCAGAcacgcatgcatacacacacacacacacacactaatactcAACTGAATACCATTCCACTTTtgcacatttcttttttaaattgcgCCTAAAACACCGTAAACAccatgggggaaataagtactgaacacatgatgatgaagatgagacgtgggtggagcttccagcaggacaacgatccaaagcatacagcaaaggaaactctcaactggtttcagagaaaaaaaaataatatcaaGGTGTTATTAGCCCAGTCAATCagctgacttgaatccaattgaacgagatttaaagacgatatgttGAGAAGAACGcgtcaaaatcacacctgaacactgcggtccattcatttcttcatacaggaagcgtcttgaagccgtcattGCAAACAAAGGCacctccactaagtattaaaaacagatcagttagcgtgttcgatacttttttccccatgcgtcattcctctttattacacatcacttcatttatggactgtaacgttgtgaattctttatgtttGCGGATTTTtcgagttaataccaaagtctggtggaaatttcatgtgaataacctcattggaaatatatttactggaataAAATGCTGACACGTTCAATGCTTATTTCCCCAACTGTATACagcaccttttaaccttagtggttctacaaagcgctttacactgtttctcattcacccacacacacacacacacacacgcaaggcgctaacctGGCATTTAGAGCAACCtggggttcaatgtcttgccTAGGGACGCTTCGGCATGTGGAcgcacgtgggccgggaattgaactgCCAACACTAcaattagcggacaacccgtcTTTTCCACCAGAGCCAGACTATTTGCACTTTATCCCCCACTAGAACTGTGTTCTGGTCAGCAATGTACGGTCCTTCACTGTGCCAACCGTCCTGTCTTTAGTAACTGTTGTTGTATTTACACGTGCACGTCACGTAGTCCTGTGCAGGTATGTGTAGTCTCGAGTAGTTTTGTTTTACGTAGCACCGTGGTCCCGGATAAACGtcgtttcatttcactgcataCTGTACcggctgtatatggttgaaatgacaataaagccacttgacatGACTTGACTAGAGAATCCTTactgtattagaacaagtgcaagTTAACATAAACTGtgactactgtcagagctgccgtcGTAGAAAATGCATCAACGtataaaaaatgatcaaagCGTTCTAGAGCACTGTTAAACTAGTTGAGTACTATACAGAACATGCTGAAAATCCACTGTCGGCTAACACTGGATTGTTGTATGACTTTGATTTAGACTTTATCATGACTATGACTCTGtctaattttcttttatttcagaCGCTCGGTTTAATTTGCGTGTGCTTTATTCAATCTATTTCATGTGAATGGATTCTATTATTTGTTAATGGATTATATTACTTGTCGTCATTTCACTGTCCAAAAACGAGCTTTGattcgatatttatttatttatttttaaccgtGTTGGCATGCCGGGCCTgtaaaaatgacacacaaacacagtaggGCTTCCCTGCTTCAAAATAAATAGCTAGAATGAAATGTGGGGTCCTGCTGTGACATAAAAGATCACAAACATGTACTCTTTCACGTTTCTCATTTGGAAAAGTGAcactttttgggttttttttttttttttttagctttgctAAGTGGCCTGGCGTCTTTCACGGGGACTGTAGACGTAAACATGGATTGTTTGTGGAAGTTTCCAGAGCTTAGTGCTAAAGCTCTACGGTGATGGAGAGGGAATACAtggaacagagagacagagaaacagagagagacagagagagagaagaacatGACTATGAACACTGGATCTGAGATCTATGCCAATCGCAGACTCAGATGTAATCTTTCTTCTCCAGGCATGTGAAAAGGATGAACACCTGAAACTGGCGTATAGGGAGAGAAATAGAACCTGGCTTTATCTCAAAATGGATGTCAATATAGTGTTAATTTCAGAGATACCCGACTAACAATTTAAACTGACCGGAAAGTTTTCAGAACATTACGGTTCTAGGAACTTCCGACTCAGAATAACGTTCTCGGAATGTTCTTAGAACATTTCAGTTTCCACAATGCTCGTTTTTGCGTATGTGGAAACGTTAGCGGTGTAAGCAATGTTCGAACAGCATCGTGAAGCAAACCATCAATACGGCAGATGTTTTTACAATATtgcaggaaccttttttttttttaaggttttggAACAAACCTTCGTCGAAATTGTTGaatacgtaaggaataaaatgtacGTATTGGAAAACCtgggggaaataatcaactgtgGCGACTGTGGCTAGAGTAGAATCAAAGAAGAATAACGAGAGACTGTATGACGAGGCTTCATGAGTAACCATCCATCAAACAGCCTCAGAATCATGGGACCTAGAGCCAGATTGCCAGACATCTGCACCAACCCCAACGGTGGTGCGCTGAATGACAGAGTACGCCGAGAGCAGCCTTCACGACACACAGTCAAAGCAACCAGCAATCCCATATAGTCAGCCGGCGATTTAAGTTACACGCCGTTTAAGTATTGTGCGGATATTCTGAAGACCCAGTAGAAGTAAAGCTTATTCTGATCCACATATGTTGGCACGCAGGTCTGCGCGAGCCCCTTGTGAGTCATAGCTCTGTAAGAAGCTGCTCTACATCAAAACATCGGCGGAGACAAACTGAACAGGAAGTCTCTAATGAGGGCAGGCTTTCGCTGGGTTTATTTCAAGACTGAAGATAATACCCCTACACAAActaacgcacgcacacacaccggAACTCGGTGTCCGCACCGAGCGGGACAAAGACTGTACATCCTCTTCTAAACATGCACAACCACCAAAGCACCCACTCCTCTCTTAAAATTGCAACCTCCTCCACATGAGCTGTCACGCAGCCGGGGATCCCTCTGCCGGCGATTCCTCTAGTGTAAGAGCCAATGCCTCAGGCCGTGTAACACCATGTCCAGGAATGTGAAGTCTGCCTTGTGACACGAGGGCATGATGTGTATGACAACGCTCTCAATTATTCAGGTGCAACCTACACAAGTGGGTCTTCGCATGACCATAATGAGCACTCAGCTCAATCTCCCTGATTG from Ictalurus furcatus strain D&B chromosome 18, Billie_1.0, whole genome shotgun sequence carries:
- the nsmfa gene encoding NMDA receptor synaptonuclear signaling and neuronal migration factor: MGTAVSKRRNLRNDAISSVAAKVRAARAFGEYLHAHPESRNGSDHLLSDTLIGHDSDSPDSVCAQNHNHQHSFSLQDSNSSAEPNLIDPTLCLLQTSADPSTSSESRLSLERSFSVEEEQQKCVECSLQPSRVYTISGESAMLAGSRTSKESLELDVLREGRDAPSASQTLAHASTSTSSSPIQHHHHHHVNQQHNATGPNLQQPAGGASGSAGAGSSQHQHHHHHHHHHHLSQPLQSSVSAHNIRGWGEGKECGLACDLCAGEPSRSHGSLELESSGRDPGKQRRPLERMSSVDRVTFIDREDSQWYPKENMFSFQTATTTMQAISNFRKHLRMVGSRRMKAQTFAERRAKSFNRSWSDPTPVKQDSLPDSKDSGDLQMPSAAQDEGGCNDTGWEEEKEMERLACESDDFIPPKVMLISSKVPKAEYVPNIIRRNDPSIIPILYDHEHATFDDILEEIEKRLTSYRRGCKIWRMLIFCQGGPGHLYLLKNKVATFAKVEKEEDMSQFWKRLSRFMSKVNPEPNLIHVMGCYVLGNPNGEKLFQKLKNLMRPYSVTFESPLELSAQGKEMIEMYFDFRLYRLWKTRQHSKLLDYEDLL